One segment of Pempheris klunzingeri isolate RE-2024b chromosome 20, fPemKlu1.hap1, whole genome shotgun sequence DNA contains the following:
- the LOC139220021 gene encoding hepatic leukemia factor-like, translating to MQGGVMEKMPRHSVPLSPGFLPPATHGVLKSLLENPVKLPLHHEAFSKEQEKEKNLEEERSAPQSAFLGPTLWDKTLPYDGDSFQLEYMDLEEFLSENGIPSSPSHHHNQHQPHAARQPPVMPHAPPTPAPSVMDLSSHASTSVHTSVISPNCLHSSPVRAGLPSSRNTPSPIDPDSIQVPVGYEPDPADLALSSVPGQEMFDPRKRKFSAEELKPQPMIKKARKVFIPEDLKDDKYWARRRKNNLAAKRSRDARRLKENQIAIRASFLEKENSALRREVAELRKELGRTKNVLAKYEAQHRLL from the exons ATGCAAGGAGGCGTGATGGAGAAAATGCCCCGACACTCCGTCCCGCTCAGCCCCGGTTTCCTCCCGCCGGCGACGCACGGAGTCCTGAAGTCCCTGCTGGAGAACCCGGTGAAGCTGCCGCTGCAccatgaag CGTTCAGcaaggagcaggagaaggagaagaaccTGGAGGAGGAGCGCAGCGCCCCCCAGTCAGCCTTCCTGGGCCCCACGCTCTGGGACAAGACCCTGCCCTACGACGGAGACAGCTTCCAGCTGGAGTACATGGACCTGGAGGAGTTCCTGTCCGAGAACGGCATCCCCTCCagcccctcccaccaccacaaCCAGCACCAACCGCACGCCGCGCGCCAGCCGCCCGTCATGCCCCACGCCCCGCCCACGCCGGCGCCCTCGGTGATGGACCTCAGCAGCCACGCCTCCACCTCCGTACACACGAGCGTCATTTCTCCAAACTGCCTGCACAGCAGCCCGGTGAGGGCAG GCCTCCCGAGCTCCAGAAACACTCCGAGCCCCATCGACCCGGACTCCATCCAGGTTCCCGTGGGATACGAGCCCGACCCGGCCGACCTGGCTCTGTCCAGCGTGCCGGGCCAGGAGATGTTCGACCCCCGCAAACGCAAGTTCTCCGCCGAGGAGCTGAAACCTCAACCGATGATCAAGAAAGCTCGCAAGGTGTTCATCCCCGAGGACCTGAAG GATGACAAATACTGGGCCCGGCGCAGGAAGAACAACTTGGCGGCGAAGCGTTCCCGTGACGCCCGGCGGCTCAAAGAGAACCAGATCGCCATCCGGGCGAGTTTCCTGGAGAAGGAGAACTCGGCTCTGAGGCGGGAGGTGGCCGAGCTGAGGAAAGAGCTGGGACGCACCAAGAACGTCCTGGCCAAGTACGAGGCACAGCACAGGCTgctgtga